One window of bacterium genomic DNA carries:
- a CDS encoding recombinase family protein, with product MARLDFIDCRSSRYYPLGSCCRTAAKRRLDVILVWKLDRAFRSVAHMASTVEQLRRWGVGLRSYSEPWLDTSGSSPVADLMLNILASFAQFEKALIAERVRAGMDRARKQGKRLGRPQILNGSLDALIPAIEAGTLSRRQAAKQLGVHVSTVSRALLQKGCGNDGPQSLA from the coding sequence GTGGCCAGACTTGATTTCATCGATTGCAGGTCTAGTCGGTACTATCCTCTTGGCTCTTGCTGTAGGACCGCCGCCAAGCGACGCCTCGACGTCATCCTCGTCTGGAAGCTCGACCGGGCCTTCCGATCTGTCGCGCACATGGCCTCGACGGTGGAACAGCTCCGACGCTGGGGCGTGGGGCTTCGGTCCTACTCGGAGCCTTGGCTGGACACGTCCGGCTCTTCGCCGGTGGCGGATCTCATGCTCAACATCCTGGCCAGCTTCGCGCAGTTCGAGAAGGCGCTGATCGCGGAGAGGGTCCGGGCGGGCATGGATCGGGCCAGGAAGCAGGGCAAGCGTCTGGGGCGTCCGCAGATCCTGAATGGCAGTCTCGATGCGCTCATCCCGGCCATCGAGGCAGGTACGCTCTCTCGCCGTCAGGCAGCGAAGCAGCTCGGCGTTCACGTCTCGACGGTCTCTCGCGCGTTGTTGCAAAAAGGGTGTGGAAACGACGGCCCGCAAAGCCTTGCGTAG